A genomic stretch from Leptospira licerasiae serovar Varillal str. VAR 010 includes:
- a CDS encoding YjgN family protein has translation MENSTTRAKFDGAGWDLFKLYLFNALATISTLGIYSFWARVRVERYLRQHTSFLGQRFDFHATGMERFLGFLKAAPIAIILFCAIKFPLQWWVFSAELEPLSNVIPIFLLLYILGPFIFVGRLRYHLSRTSYNNIRFHFAGRVLELVKIFLVGLPLTIITLGFYSPWFTIRLKRFQIENTYYGNAGFKFDGTGGALFWIHMKGFLLLIPTLGFYASWWQANVYNYFWNQTTVNGIRFKSNLKGEDILVYTILSYMAILFSLGLAFPWIAVIWYKLFYEAISMEVEPDLSQIQPEFDKGASALAEGFESSLEALADIFD, from the coding sequence ATGGAAAATTCAACGACTCGCGCCAAGTTTGACGGGGCCGGATGGGACCTATTTAAATTATATCTTTTTAATGCTTTAGCTACAATCAGTACTTTAGGCATTTATTCCTTTTGGGCAAGAGTTAGGGTCGAAAGATACTTAAGACAACACACTAGTTTTTTAGGACAAAGATTCGATTTCCATGCTACCGGTATGGAAAGGTTTTTAGGATTTTTAAAAGCGGCTCCGATCGCGATCATATTATTCTGCGCGATTAAATTCCCTTTACAATGGTGGGTTTTTTCCGCTGAGTTGGAACCTCTCTCAAACGTAATTCCGATCTTTCTTTTATTATATATCTTAGGACCTTTTATCTTTGTAGGAAGATTAAGATACCATTTAAGTAGGACATCCTACAATAATATCAGATTCCATTTTGCCGGAAGAGTTCTAGAGCTAGTCAAAATTTTCTTGGTAGGACTTCCGCTAACGATCATCACATTAGGATTTTATTCTCCTTGGTTCACGATCCGTCTGAAAAGATTCCAAATTGAGAATACATATTACGGGAATGCAGGATTCAAATTTGACGGAACTGGGGGAGCCTTGTTCTGGATCCATATGAAAGGTTTCCTACTTCTTATACCTACATTAGGTTTTTATGCTTCTTGGTGGCAGGCGAATGTTTATAACTATTTTTGGAATCAAACCACCGTTAACGGGATCAGATTTAAGTCCAATTTAAAGGGAGAAGATATATTGGTTTATACCATTCTCTCCTATATGGCGATCTTGTTCTCTCTCGGTTTGGCATTTCCTTGGATCGCGGTAATTTGGTATAAATTATTCTACGAAGCGATTTCTATGGAGGTGGAACCGGATTTGAGCCAGATCCAGCCTGAGTTTGACAAAGGAGCCTCCGCATTGGCAGAAGGATTCGAAAGCTCGTTAGAAGCTCTTGCGGACATATTCGATTAA
- a CDS encoding M48 family metallopeptidase, with translation MEDKLYDGKTAIPFEGNLVAEKDRLVFLSDQKSFSFQYSDILNLDPVGREFRIEIRNPENPKYSFVVVFYSKESYGSIQAGRRSQNKFPLLNVWQNAHFALKLGALVLTAFLAFSVYNAGLSYAYFFVPTSYDKKQSEVMSGWVRDYFSECSSPALKSTMKKISKKLKDPEDPFDYDIIVIDDEVFNAFAMPGGTIVVFTELLKKTETPEELAGVLAHEMAHIHKRHGVRRQIRSAGNVVLLSLGIGSGFEGVDMLENMDSLYEVLSVTIYDQKFSREYESEADEIALEKLKKSNLTGEGFLNFFKRIQEEYEVPQVGEGEDAASENEVKIPDFLSSHPATEDRIEYVKNIISHPEYPKGKLGISSKEWNRVRELCSPVKPRKEFKNPLGL, from the coding sequence ATGGAAGATAAACTATACGATGGAAAAACCGCTATTCCTTTTGAAGGGAATCTGGTCGCAGAGAAAGACAGATTGGTCTTTCTTTCGGACCAGAAGTCCTTTAGTTTTCAATATTCTGATATTTTAAACCTAGATCCGGTAGGCCGAGAATTCAGAATAGAGATCCGGAATCCGGAGAATCCTAAGTATAGTTTTGTCGTGGTATTCTATTCAAAGGAAAGTTATGGTTCTATCCAAGCAGGAAGAAGGTCCCAAAATAAATTTCCCCTTTTGAACGTATGGCAGAATGCACACTTTGCTCTTAAGCTTGGAGCATTGGTACTGACCGCATTTTTAGCTTTTTCAGTCTATAACGCTGGACTATCCTACGCTTACTTCTTTGTTCCTACTAGTTACGACAAAAAACAATCGGAGGTAATGTCAGGATGGGTCCGGGATTATTTTTCCGAATGTTCTTCTCCGGCTTTAAAATCCACCATGAAGAAGATCAGCAAAAAGCTGAAGGATCCGGAAGATCCTTTCGATTACGATATTATCGTGATTGATGACGAGGTTTTTAATGCCTTTGCTATGCCCGGCGGGACCATTGTAGTTTTCACGGAATTATTAAAAAAGACCGAAACTCCGGAAGAACTTGCGGGAGTATTGGCTCATGAGATGGCCCATATACATAAAAGACACGGGGTTCGCAGACAAATACGTTCCGCTGGAAATGTTGTTTTATTATCTTTAGGAATAGGTTCCGGTTTTGAAGGAGTGGACATGTTGGAAAACATGGATTCTCTTTACGAGGTATTGAGCGTTACAATCTACGATCAAAAATTCTCCAGAGAGTATGAATCCGAAGCGGATGAGATCGCTTTGGAAAAATTAAAAAAATCGAATCTAACCGGAGAAGGTTTCCTAAACTTTTTTAAAAGGATCCAAGAAGAATACGAGGTTCCTCAAGTAGGAGAGGGCGAAGACGCTGCAAGTGAAAACGAAGTCAAGATCCCCGATTTCTTAAGTTCTCATCCTGCCACAGAGGACAGGATCGAATATGTGAAGAATATCATCTCTCATCCGGAATATCCTAAAGGAAAATTAGGGATTTCTAGCAAAGAATGGAATCGTGTTAGGGAACTTTGTTCTCCGGTTAAACCTAGAAAAGAATTCAAGAATCCTTTGGGTCTGTAA
- a CDS encoding alpha/beta fold hydrolase has product MLRFLFAFFVCVPLIVSCSANIALKGEILHPKTSDGWDLTLEHFPPLQGSANKKYPVILCHGFIANRIYLKINEKSSIVAHLQKEGYDVWLLELRGKQEAGSPSLFWGDKTFDYSIDDYIKQDADAAIQYVLKNTGKEKVNWIGHSMGGMLQYARLGSLGENRVANFVAIGSPAIMDPPSDALKLWSSFTWAMNLWPAVPTETWSGIRGGTGLPIFPKRSFEEVFWHAPNIDPKIVSGIFTDSIATVSKREARQMDKIVETGQFRSEDGKLIYSQAFGNIKIPVLLVAGRRDKLGFAYSLRYVYDQLGSTDKTLFVLSKGKGFSEDYGHTDLVVGKKADDEVFPTIINWLNKRN; this is encoded by the coding sequence ATGCTTCGTTTTCTTTTCGCATTCTTCGTATGCGTACCGCTAATCGTTTCTTGTTCCGCGAATATCGCGTTAAAAGGAGAGATCCTTCACCCTAAAACCTCCGACGGTTGGGACCTGACCCTAGAACATTTTCCTCCTTTGCAAGGAAGCGCTAATAAAAAATATCCTGTGATACTTTGTCACGGATTCATAGCGAATCGTATCTATCTTAAGATAAACGAAAAGTCGTCCATAGTGGCACATCTTCAAAAAGAAGGTTATGATGTTTGGCTTTTGGAGTTGAGAGGAAAACAAGAAGCAGGATCCCCTTCTTTATTCTGGGGAGATAAAACTTTTGATTATTCTATCGATGACTATATAAAACAAGATGCGGACGCCGCAATCCAATATGTTCTAAAAAACACCGGCAAAGAAAAAGTGAACTGGATCGGACATAGTATGGGAGGAATGCTCCAATACGCAAGGCTTGGAAGCTTAGGAGAGAACAGAGTAGCAAACTTCGTAGCAATCGGTTCTCCTGCGATCATGGATCCTCCATCAGACGCTTTAAAATTATGGTCTAGCTTTACATGGGCTATGAATCTTTGGCCCGCAGTTCCTACGGAAACCTGGTCCGGGATCAGAGGAGGAACAGGACTTCCGATCTTTCCTAAAAGAAGTTTCGAAGAAGTTTTTTGGCACGCACCCAATATAGATCCTAAAATCGTTTCCGGGATCTTTACTGATTCCATTGCAACGGTTTCAAAACGAGAAGCAAGACAGATGGACAAGATCGTGGAAACGGGTCAATTTCGTTCCGAGGACGGCAAGCTCATCTATTCGCAAGCTTTCGGTAATATTAAGATCCCAGTACTATTGGTCGCTGGCAGAAGGGACAAACTTGGATTTGCATATTCTCTCAGGTACGTATACGACCAGTTAGGTTCTACGGATAAAACATTATTCGTATTATCTAAAGGAAAAGGTTTTTCCGAAGACTACGGTCATACCGACTTAGTAGTAGGTAAGAAAGCGGATGATGAAGTGTTTCCGACGATCATAAACTGGTTAAACAAAAGAAATTAA
- a CDS encoding fatty acid desaturase CarF family protein codes for MNFLKILFPSPFKIHRLVEVLSIILFLVFSGLCLYEFGKLSQSILHDAPWIFLSKLVVLLFLAYITADFLSGFVHFLGDSFGNEFTPYIGPAFIFPFRDHHVDPKGITRHDFVETNGNNCLVSFPILLYCFFAPLESGNFPWGRTFWILVLIGIFFTNQIHKWAHQDEPNKLIKYMQKKRWILSPEHHKIHHTAPYDTYFCITTGWWNPLLHKIRFFPTVKKSVNSFLNLFRFD; via the coding sequence ATGAACTTCCTAAAAATTTTATTTCCTTCTCCTTTTAAGATCCACAGACTTGTGGAAGTTCTAAGTATCATTTTATTCTTAGTTTTTTCCGGACTATGTCTGTATGAGTTCGGAAAGTTGTCTCAGTCGATTCTACACGATGCGCCTTGGATCTTTTTGTCCAAACTTGTAGTTCTCTTATTCTTAGCTTATATTACTGCGGACTTTCTTTCCGGCTTTGTTCATTTTTTGGGAGATAGTTTCGGAAACGAATTCACACCTTATATCGGGCCTGCTTTTATTTTTCCCTTTAGAGATCACCACGTAGACCCCAAAGGGATTACTCGACACGATTTTGTGGAAACTAACGGAAATAATTGCCTAGTCTCTTTTCCTATTCTTTTGTATTGTTTTTTTGCACCTTTGGAGAGCGGGAACTTTCCTTGGGGCAGAACATTTTGGATACTTGTTCTGATCGGGATCTTCTTCACCAACCAGATCCATAAATGGGCCCATCAAGACGAGCCGAATAAGCTGATTAAATATATGCAAAAAAAGCGTTGGATACTTTCTCCTGAGCATCATAAAATACATCATACGGCTCCATACGACACTTATTTTTGTATTACCACAGGTTGGTGGAATCCGCTACTTCATAAGATCCGATTCTTTCCAACTGTTAAGAAGTCGGTGAACTCCTTTCTAAATCTATTCCGCTTCGATTAA
- a CDS encoding PAS domain-containing sensor histidine kinase — MILRRLKRAIYPPLSADPEKDVSIKLLYGLMYVTFAVAVLYRIIHPLISEKPKNVYYSFYLIPTAVILCHLLAKSGRVKLGANIMIFLQWLALCIVSMREGGVYATSFSQFMIIIVLSSLILGQSGALFYALLSFFTGLLSIYLKSKGMIPAPNYPSGEWSVFIGNSVGFFMSWVLMKFGLSGLSKIREELSRAQIDAKLGGITLNLETKEVTLSKEYRIMLGDKTAKESMTMLMDQFLEKYIEGEDKQRIPAILMEGAKNFSDPSYSTEFIFRAKGDDGKTRYILAKGKYKDSIMGYGTGQDITEKHIAGEEIKASQELFSKVFKLSPYATSISNFDDGKYVDINDGFTELLGFTREDAIGRTSIELGIWLSSSERDYFKEKIKRDGFLYNEEVTFRAKDGRLIQVEFSTRFTVIDGETRMINMVKDVSSKKEAEELRILNNEISAQNELIAKQKAELESTLEYLQKTQNQLILSEKMASLGQLVAGIAHEINNPIGVIRAANESVKNHFDRVLDRMQEAASVLENLGNEAKIEFQTLLNKGRAYQEIIPPKEVRAKTKILESRLKELGISEARNLAEGLIEAGLEAALEDFPKLFIGEKTQQVIQYALDEIQASRSSKLVDMSVDRTSKIVYALKNFSHFSNGGPKAPVDIRESIDTVLTIYQNQLKSGIEIIKEYDAEIPVVQGYSDDLLHVWTNLIYNAAQAMAFKGILKINVGNRERDKICIEISDSGPGIPETIQERIFEPFFTTKAPGEGSGLGLDIVKRIVENHGGSIGFETSPKGTAFLVVLPQ, encoded by the coding sequence ATGATTTTACGACGTCTTAAACGAGCTATTTATCCTCCGCTATCCGCCGATCCTGAAAAAGACGTTTCGATCAAACTTCTTTACGGTCTGATGTATGTCACCTTTGCAGTTGCCGTATTATATAGGATCATTCATCCGCTCATTTCGGAAAAACCTAAAAATGTCTATTACTCCTTCTATCTCATTCCGACTGCAGTGATCCTGTGCCACCTTCTTGCTAAATCGGGAAGGGTAAAATTAGGCGCAAATATCATGATCTTCTTACAATGGTTGGCCCTTTGTATAGTGTCTATGAGAGAAGGCGGAGTATACGCCACATCGTTTTCTCAGTTCATGATCATAATAGTTCTCTCTTCTTTGATCTTGGGACAAAGTGGGGCATTATTCTACGCACTTCTTTCTTTTTTCACAGGGCTCTTGAGTATTTACTTAAAATCCAAGGGAATGATACCGGCTCCGAATTATCCTTCGGGCGAATGGTCCGTATTCATCGGAAATTCAGTGGGATTCTTTATGTCCTGGGTCCTAATGAAATTCGGTTTATCAGGATTATCTAAAATAAGGGAGGAATTATCCAGGGCACAGATCGATGCTAAGTTAGGAGGGATCACTCTTAATTTGGAGACTAAGGAAGTAACCTTGTCTAAAGAATACCGCATCATGTTGGGAGATAAAACTGCCAAAGAATCTATGACGATGCTTATGGACCAATTTTTGGAAAAATATATAGAAGGAGAAGATAAACAAAGAATACCGGCTATCCTAATGGAAGGAGCAAAAAATTTCAGCGACCCTTCTTATTCCACCGAATTTATTTTTAGAGCCAAGGGAGATGATGGAAAAACCAGATATATTTTAGCCAAAGGAAAATATAAAGATTCCATAATGGGTTATGGAACCGGTCAAGATATTACCGAAAAACATATAGCAGGCGAGGAAATTAAAGCTAGTCAGGAATTATTCTCCAAAGTATTCAAATTAAGTCCATACGCCACTTCAATCTCCAATTTCGACGATGGAAAATATGTGGATATCAACGACGGTTTTACCGAATTGTTAGGCTTCACAAGAGAAGATGCGATCGGCCGTACTAGCATCGAGTTGGGTATATGGTTGAGTTCTTCCGAAAGAGATTATTTTAAGGAAAAGATCAAGAGGGACGGATTTTTATATAATGAAGAAGTTACGTTCAGAGCCAAGGATGGACGTCTGATCCAAGTAGAATTCTCTACTAGATTCACTGTGATCGACGGAGAAACCCGTATGATCAATATGGTAAAAGACGTTTCTTCTAAAAAAGAAGCGGAAGAATTGAGGATCTTGAATAACGAGATCTCCGCTCAGAATGAATTGATCGCAAAACAAAAAGCGGAATTGGAATCCACACTGGAGTATCTTCAAAAGACCCAAAACCAACTCATACTTTCCGAAAAGATGGCCTCCTTAGGACAACTAGTTGCAGGGATAGCGCACGAGATCAATAATCCGATCGGTGTGATCCGAGCCGCGAATGAATCCGTCAAAAACCATTTTGATCGAGTCTTAGATAGAATGCAGGAAGCAGCTTCCGTTTTGGAAAATCTTGGCAATGAAGCAAAGATCGAATTCCAAACCTTATTAAATAAGGGAAGAGCCTACCAAGAAATTATCCCTCCAAAGGAAGTAAGAGCTAAAACGAAAATTTTAGAATCTAGATTGAAAGAGCTTGGAATTTCAGAAGCTAGAAATCTCGCAGAAGGATTAATAGAAGCTGGATTAGAAGCGGCTTTGGAAGATTTTCCAAAACTATTTATCGGTGAAAAAACCCAACAAGTTATCCAATACGCTTTGGACGAGATCCAAGCGAGCAGAAGTTCCAAATTAGTGGATATGTCTGTAGATAGGACTTCTAAGATCGTATACGCGCTTAAAAACTTTTCCCACTTCAGTAATGGTGGGCCGAAAGCTCCGGTGGATATCAGGGAAAGTATCGATACTGTACTCACCATTTATCAAAACCAATTGAAGTCAGGAATCGAGATCATAAAAGAATATGACGCGGAAATTCCAGTCGTCCAAGGATATTCGGACGATCTGTTGCATGTATGGACCAACTTGATCTACAATGCGGCACAGGCGATGGCCTTCAAAGGAATTCTAAAAATTAATGTAGGCAACAGAGAAAGAGATAAGATCTGCATTGAAATTTCGGATAGCGGGCCTGGGATTCCAGAGACGATCCAAGAAAGAATTTTCGAACCGTTCTTTACCACAAAGGCTCCTGGAGAAGGCTCAGGATTGGGATTGGACATAGTGAAACGTATCGTGGAAAACCACGGTGGATCTATCGGGTTCGAAACTTCTCCTAAAGGAACTGCATTCTTAGTGGTCCTGCCTCAGTGA
- the msrA gene encoding peptide-methionine (S)-S-oxide reductase MsrA, translating into MSEQKDLEYAVLGGGCFWCVEAIYQLVDGVESIVSGYAGGHDPAPNYKSICTGLTGHAEVIRLGFDPSKISYKNILEIFWEAHDPTTRNKQGNDEGPQYRSIILYENLTQKEIAEASRSEAGPKFAAPIVTEIVALEKFFPAENYHQNYFRLNPAQPYCHYVIRPKIEKFLKKKTH; encoded by the coding sequence ATGTCGGAACAAAAAGATCTGGAATATGCAGTTTTAGGTGGAGGCTGTTTTTGGTGCGTCGAAGCGATCTATCAATTGGTGGATGGAGTAGAGTCCATTGTATCCGGCTATGCGGGGGGCCATGATCCTGCGCCAAATTATAAATCGATCTGCACTGGGCTAACAGGTCATGCAGAAGTGATCAGATTAGGATTCGATCCTAGTAAGATATCTTACAAAAACATTTTAGAAATTTTTTGGGAAGCACACGATCCTACTACAAGGAACAAACAAGGAAACGACGAAGGGCCTCAGTATAGAAGTATTATCTTATACGAAAACCTAACTCAAAAGGAAATTGCAGAAGCTTCCAGATCGGAAGCAGGTCCTAAATTTGCTGCTCCGATCGTGACAGAGATCGTAGCCTTAGAGAAATTTTTTCCCGCAGAAAACTATCACCAAAATTATTTTAGATTAAATCCTGCACAGCCTTACTGTCATTATGTGATCCGTCCTAAGATAGAAAAATTCCTGAAAAAGAAAACTCACTGA
- a CDS encoding DUF1564 family protein encodes MKFKLILNPKPIKSKSWKAKSPRESMPVCTLILPEKLYKNYLKNWNGSRPGATCLKDLLELYGPDLQFQEKLNPDSALMMYQKKEEGRQKDWSRLNFRPDLEDWNHLGNYARKHGVSKCYLFTFLLNRYFSDAPSPEVSKKKKVA; translated from the coding sequence ATGAAGTTCAAATTAATATTAAACCCCAAACCCATCAAAAGTAAATCTTGGAAGGCAAAGTCTCCCCGAGAATCTATGCCGGTCTGCACTCTGATCCTACCGGAAAAATTGTATAAAAATTATCTGAAGAATTGGAACGGATCCAGGCCAGGAGCAACCTGCTTAAAGGATTTATTGGAACTTTACGGACCAGATCTGCAGTTCCAAGAAAAACTAAATCCGGATTCCGCGCTGATGATGTATCAAAAAAAGGAAGAAGGCAGGCAGAAGGATTGGAGTCGCTTAAATTTTAGGCCTGATCTGGAAGATTGGAATCATTTAGGGAACTATGCGAGAAAACACGGAGTTTCCAAGTGCTACTTGTTTACTTTTTTGTTAAATAGATATTTTTCCGATGCTCCTTCTCCGGAGGTTTCTAAAAAGAAGAAGGTAGCCTGA
- a CDS encoding cyclic nucleotide-binding domain-containing protein, with translation MGINILEFINNVSVKTYLAGEEVFKEKDPSNGMMYFVFTGTLEIRKSYDGEERVIRNLEPGSFFGEIALINNVPRAATARVITEKAKIGILDQEMFYRIGQTNPKFFSILLNTTIQRLVSVEDEIAKLSSGQTVHPTRSRE, from the coding sequence ATGGGAATTAATATTCTAGAATTCATCAATAACGTATCCGTTAAGACCTATCTAGCCGGAGAAGAAGTTTTTAAAGAAAAAGATCCTTCCAACGGAATGATGTACTTTGTATTTACGGGCACTCTGGAGATCAGAAAGTCGTATGATGGAGAAGAAAGGGTGATCCGAAATTTGGAACCTGGATCCTTTTTTGGAGAGATCGCGTTGATCAATAATGTGCCGAGAGCGGCGACAGCAAGAGTGATCACTGAAAAAGCAAAAATAGGAATCTTGGATCAGGAAATGTTCTATAGGATCGGACAGACAAATCCTAAATTTTTTTCGATCCTTCTTAATACGACAATCCAAAGATTGGTTTCGGTAGAAGACGAGATCGCAAAATTAAGTTCAGGACAGACAGTCCATCCGACCCGCAGTAGAGAATAA
- a CDS encoding Crp/Fnr family transcriptional regulator: MPTILDFVHSVFTKVYPKDSFIFKEGEDSDGNMYFLFQGHLKVSKNRPEIGDKSIKEVFPGEFFGELALISGRARAMSVQVLSPSAKVGVLNKGVFEKLEKTSPQFLLLLLKNTFEKLNRAEMKLEALYTEIHKKEESKTMETSVSQNEKNVSETPEASNSETTQEETPAEAALNKES, translated from the coding sequence ATGCCGACCATTCTGGACTTCGTTCATAGCGTTTTTACAAAAGTTTATCCCAAAGATTCCTTCATATTCAAAGAAGGCGAAGATTCCGACGGAAACATGTATTTCCTTTTCCAAGGGCATTTAAAGGTTAGCAAGAACCGGCCGGAAATAGGCGACAAATCCATAAAGGAAGTTTTTCCCGGAGAATTTTTCGGGGAGCTTGCTTTGATTTCTGGAAGAGCTAGAGCAATGTCGGTCCAAGTTCTTTCTCCTTCCGCAAAGGTTGGCGTTCTGAACAAGGGAGTTTTCGAAAAACTGGAAAAAACAAGTCCGCAATTCCTACTCTTACTTCTCAAAAACACTTTCGAAAAACTGAATCGAGCGGAGATGAAACTGGAAGCTCTTTATACGGAGATCCATAAAAAAGAAGAATCCAAAACAATGGAAACTTCCGTCTCTCAGAACGAAAAGAACGTTTCGGAAACTCCTGAAGCTTCAAACTCGGAAACAACCCAAGAAGAAACTCCCGCGGAAGCGGCACTAAACAAGGAATCATAA